A region from the Kiritimatiellia bacterium genome encodes:
- a CDS encoding PQQ-binding-like beta-propeller repeat protein, with amino-acid sequence MKAIGRSAGGRRRVAAPVVIALAVGMRTPAAAAQWGERWTRNMVSSATNLPAAFRVDSPEDVAWVAELGHETYGSPIVAGGRVLVGTNNRRPRDARRVGDRGVLMCFDEADGRLLWQLVTPKRTGDVYLDWPGAGLCSPPTVEGDRLWVLDNRGELLCLDAAGLANGNDGPFTEEAALLTPEGEEPVPLGGLDADVIWRLDLKVAAGIYTHDAGHASVLLVGDVAYLNTCNGVDNTHRRIRHPEAATLIAVDARTGRLLARDGERIGPRIVHCQWSSPAMMELAGRPHLVFGGADAVVYMFEALPSPPPESAPVVLRCVARLDLDPGTAKERACEWNGRREAGGPSTIHGMPVCVAGAIFVTVGGDRWWGKREAWLVRVEPSVENGEIQLRERWRYPLVRHCLSTPAVLAGLVFVPDSSGRLHAVDAATGEGVWVRELDGEVSGSPLVADGRVYVGTHRGTLYAWSADRAGRALGETRLDSAIWGTPAAAHGRLYVATMRRLYAVRGPREAAR; translated from the coding sequence ATGAAGGCCATCGGCCGGTCCGCAGGCGGGCGGAGACGCGTGGCGGCGCCGGTGGTGATCGCGCTGGCGGTCGGCATGCGGACGCCCGCCGCTGCGGCGCAGTGGGGCGAGCGATGGACGCGCAACATGGTCTCATCCGCGACCAATCTACCGGCGGCGTTTCGGGTCGATTCGCCGGAGGATGTCGCCTGGGTGGCGGAGCTCGGCCACGAGACGTACGGGTCTCCGATTGTCGCCGGCGGACGGGTGTTGGTCGGCACAAACAACCGGCGGCCGCGTGACGCGCGCCGGGTTGGCGACCGTGGTGTGTTGATGTGTTTTGACGAGGCGGATGGTCGGCTGCTCTGGCAGCTGGTCACGCCGAAGCGGACGGGCGACGTGTATCTGGACTGGCCCGGCGCGGGTCTTTGTTCGCCGCCGACCGTCGAGGGCGATCGACTGTGGGTACTGGACAACCGTGGCGAGTTGCTGTGTCTGGACGCCGCGGGGCTGGCGAATGGCAATGACGGGCCGTTCACCGAGGAGGCGGCGCTGCTGACACCGGAGGGAGAGGAGCCGGTGCCGCTGGGCGGGCTCGATGCGGACGTGATCTGGCGGCTGGATTTGAAGGTGGCGGCGGGCATTTACACGCATGACGCGGGGCACGCGTCGGTGCTGCTGGTGGGGGATGTCGCGTATCTGAACACCTGCAACGGGGTGGACAACACTCACCGGCGGATCCGCCACCCCGAAGCGGCGACGCTGATCGCGGTGGACGCGCGCACTGGCCGGCTGCTCGCGAGGGACGGAGAACGCATCGGCCCCCGGATCGTACACTGCCAGTGGTCCTCGCCGGCGATGATGGAGCTGGCAGGACGGCCGCATCTGGTGTTCGGCGGTGCCGATGCGGTGGTGTACATGTTCGAAGCGCTCCCATCGCCGCCGCCCGAGTCTGCGCCGGTGGTGTTGCGCTGCGTTGCGCGGCTCGATCTGGACCCGGGGACGGCGAAGGAGCGTGCCTGCGAATGGAACGGGCGACGCGAGGCGGGCGGCCCCTCCACCATTCACGGGATGCCGGTGTGCGTGGCGGGTGCGATTTTCGTCACGGTGGGTGGCGACCGTTGGTGGGGCAAGCGAGAGGCGTGGTTGGTGCGTGTCGAGCCGAGTGTGGAGAACGGAGAAATTCAGCTGCGCGAGCGATGGCGGTATCCGCTGGTTCGGCACTGTCTCTCGACGCCGGCCGTGCTCGCGGGCCTGGTGTTTGTGCCGGACAGCAGCGGCCGCCTTCACGCGGTGGATGCGGCGACGGGGGAGGGGGTGTGGGTCCGCGAGCTGGATGGTGAGGTCTCGGGCTCGCCCCTGGTCGCCGATGGTCGCGTGTACGTCGGGACGCATCGCGGCACGCTGTACGCATGGTCGGCGGACCGCGCAGGCCGGGCGCTGGGTGAGACGCGGCTCGACAGTGCGATCTGGGGCACGCCGGCGGCGGCGCACGGGCGGCTGTATGTGGCGACGATGCGGCGCCTCTACGCGGTGCGCGGGCCTCGGGAGGCGGCACGCTGA
- the gcvT gene encoding glycine cleavage system aminomethyltransferase GcvT: MRTPLYEEHRALGARIVEFAGWQMPLQYTGILAEHQSVRTACGVFDTCHMGEFELSGPSAEADLERLLTMRISTLAVGQCRYGYLLRDDGGVLDDLTCYRLAPDRFWLIVNAGPRASDWQWICARVSAGTRLRDRSGELGKLDVQGPAAWRVLAAALGRAAPPLKYFRLTETEWEGRPMVISRTGYTGEWGYEVYLPAEATVELWRRLLAGGASPAGLGARDTLRLEMGYPLYGHELSVEQTPVAASRGAFVDLGKEFIGREAVRRDLERGCNRYLTGLRFHGRRAARAGAAVCVGERAAGRVTSGAFAPSLGVGVALAYLDADLTEEGREVEVVSERTRLPATVTAPPFWTAGTARAAQPPGGA, translated from the coding sequence ATGCGCACGCCGCTGTACGAAGAGCATCGCGCGTTGGGCGCTCGGATTGTGGAATTCGCGGGTTGGCAGATGCCGCTGCAGTACACCGGCATTCTCGCGGAGCACCAGAGCGTGCGGACCGCCTGCGGCGTGTTCGACACCTGCCACATGGGAGAGTTCGAGCTGAGCGGTCCATCCGCTGAGGCGGATTTGGAACGCCTATTGACGATGCGGATCAGCACGCTCGCGGTCGGGCAGTGCCGATATGGTTACCTGCTGCGTGATGACGGCGGCGTGCTCGATGATCTGACCTGTTATCGGCTGGCACCGGATCGCTTCTGGCTCATCGTGAATGCGGGTCCGCGCGCCTCGGACTGGCAGTGGATTTGCGCGCGGGTCTCCGCGGGCACCCGATTGCGTGACCGGTCAGGCGAGCTGGGCAAGCTGGATGTGCAAGGGCCCGCCGCGTGGCGTGTGCTGGCGGCGGCGCTCGGCCGTGCGGCGCCACCGTTGAAATACTTTCGTCTGACAGAGACCGAGTGGGAGGGGCGGCCGATGGTGATCAGTCGCACGGGCTACACGGGCGAGTGGGGCTATGAGGTTTATCTGCCGGCGGAAGCGACCGTGGAGCTCTGGCGGCGCCTGCTGGCCGGGGGAGCCTCGCCGGCCGGGTTGGGCGCGCGTGACACGCTGCGCCTGGAAATGGGCTATCCGTTGTACGGTCACGAGCTCTCGGTGGAGCAGACGCCGGTGGCCGCCTCGCGTGGCGCGTTTGTGGATCTTGGGAAGGAGTTCATTGGTCGGGAGGCGGTCCGACGCGACCTGGAACGGGGCTGCAATCGGTATCTAACGGGGCTGCGGTTCCACGGGCGACGCGCCGCTCGGGCGGGCGCGGCGGTGTGTGTGGGTGAGCGCGCTGCCGGCAGGGTGACCAGCGGCGCGTTTGCGCCGAGCCTCGGGGTCGGGGTGGCTTTGGCCTATCTCGACGCCGATCTCACCGAAGAGGGTCGCGAGGTTGAGGTCGTGAGTGAGCGCACACGGTTGCCGGCGACCGTGACCGCGCCGCCGTTTTGGACGGCGGGGACCGCCCGTGCGGCGCAGCCGCCGGGAGGCGCATGA
- a CDS encoding rhomboid family intramembrane serine protease, with product MSEFDRAWNWERDRGRIVWAIVGATVAAYLAQLFAWRAGGAAWILRELALSRGGVQSGRLWQFATYQLLHGSPGHLLMNMIGLALLGPEVARALGPGRFAALYAGSGVLGGLGYVLLDRHPCLGASGAVFGVMAAFATLHPRRPMMLLLLPFFTLPAWLMVLGVMLLELVYLVEGFQGGVAHSAHLAGALAGAVYTRTVVGGTWGIGDGLRRWGRRWEHPRGCSDAGSEDVDRILDKVARGGLRALTRRERELLEAASRRLRGWER from the coding sequence GTGAGCGAGTTCGATCGAGCTTGGAACTGGGAGCGCGACCGCGGCCGGATTGTCTGGGCGATCGTCGGTGCGACGGTGGCGGCGTATCTCGCTCAGCTGTTCGCATGGCGTGCGGGCGGCGCCGCATGGATTCTTCGCGAGCTGGCGCTGTCGCGCGGAGGCGTCCAGAGCGGCCGGCTCTGGCAGTTCGCGACCTATCAGCTATTGCACGGAAGTCCCGGCCATCTGTTGATGAACATGATCGGGCTTGCGTTGCTCGGGCCGGAGGTCGCACGGGCGCTGGGCCCTGGCCGTTTTGCGGCGCTGTATGCTGGCAGCGGGGTGCTGGGCGGTCTCGGTTACGTGCTGTTGGACCGCCATCCGTGCCTGGGCGCTTCGGGGGCAGTGTTTGGTGTGATGGCCGCATTTGCGACGCTCCACCCCCGCCGGCCGATGATGTTGTTGCTGTTGCCGTTCTTCACACTGCCGGCTTGGCTGATGGTGCTGGGCGTCATGTTGCTCGAACTGGTGTACCTCGTGGAGGGCTTTCAGGGCGGTGTGGCGCACTCGGCGCACCTGGCCGGTGCGCTCGCCGGTGCGGTGTACACGCGAACCGTGGTGGGCGGCACATGGGGGATCGGCGATGGTTTGCGGCGATGGGGGAGGCGGTGGGAGCACCCCCGAGGATGTTCCGACGCGGGCTCGGAGGACGTGGACCGGATCCTCGACAAGGTCGCGCGGGGCGGGCTGCGGGCGCTCACGCGGCGTGAGCGAGAGTTGTTGGAAGCGGCGAGTCGTCGACTGAGGGGGTGGGAGCGATGA
- a CDS encoding DUF2062 domain-containing protein — translation MQSPRPRDRRTWRDTLRYLLLQRDTPESIALGVALGTFIAMTPTLGVQIILALAAASLLNANRLAALPPLAITNALTAGPIYGLECWIGAQFLPRTCAADLLERWALLRDLIARRDFHAYLDHWRDVAKIGWDLWLAMWIGSLLVGGVMAIAAYWLTLAIVRAHRRRRAIRLRGSTAETAQR, via the coding sequence ATGCAGTCGCCACGCCCCAGAGATCGCCGGACCTGGCGCGATACGCTCCGCTATCTGCTGCTGCAGCGCGATACTCCGGAAAGCATCGCGCTGGGCGTCGCGCTCGGCACGTTCATTGCGATGACGCCCACCCTCGGCGTACAAATCATCCTCGCGCTCGCCGCCGCTTCGTTGCTGAACGCGAATCGTCTTGCCGCGCTGCCCCCACTGGCGATCACCAATGCGCTCACCGCCGGTCCCATCTACGGTCTCGAGTGCTGGATTGGCGCCCAGTTCCTTCCGCGCACGTGCGCCGCGGATCTGCTCGAGCGATGGGCCCTGCTGCGTGACCTCATCGCCCGCCGCGACTTCCACGCGTACCTTGACCACTGGCGGGACGTTGCAAAAATCGGATGGGACCTTTGGTTGGCGATGTGGATCGGCAGCCTGCTGGTCGGCGGCGTGATGGCAATCGCCGCCTACTGGCTGACGCTCGCCATTGTCCGCGCTCATCGGCGTCGCCGGGCCATCCGGCTGCGCGGCAGCACAGCCGAGACCGCGCAGCGCTGA